A window from Megalobrama amblycephala isolate DHTTF-2021 linkage group LG9, ASM1881202v1, whole genome shotgun sequence encodes these proteins:
- the LOC125275952 gene encoding uncharacterized protein LOC125275952 isoform X3 — MAEHNTHSELFTMLNHLLMLCLVYHIGTASEEITISVTGIKGGSVTLPCEYKANEISEFSLNSRSENIPVCQTEECSGRVFKEGNCDIIIKDLRLSDAGKYFFNGYYTNDQREVEREIRKYHLHIQGEISVKTGEQLKMDVLLINADKVEKNSSGEWTEVWTRGHGVSSDRLTDRDGNLTISNFTVSDTGTYRVLDSEGEIWITVTVTGNTNF; from the exons ATGGCTGAACATAACACCCATTCAGAactttttacaat GTTGAATCATCTTCTTATGCTTTGTCTCGTCTATCATATCG GAACTGCCTCTGAAGAAATCACTATATCTGTGACGGGAATAAAGGGAGGCAGCGTGACCCTGCCATGTGAATATAAGGCCAATGAGATTTccgagtttagtttaaacagtcGGTCAGAAAACATCCCTGTTTGTCAGACTGAAGAATGTAGTGGTCGAGTGTTTAAAGAAGGAAACTGTGACATCATCATCAAGGATCTGAGACTGAGTGATGCTGGgaaatacttttttaatggcTATTACACTAATGATCAGAGAGAAGTGGAGCGAGAAATCAGAAAGTACCATCTTCATATTCAGG GTGAGATTTCTGTGAAAACAGGAGAGCAGCTGAAGATGGATGTTCTGTTGATCAATGCTGATAAAGTGGAGAAAAACTCCAGTGGAGAGTGGACAGAGGTGTGGACGAGAGGTCACGGGGTCAGCAGTGATCGACTGACCGACAGAGATGGAAATCTGACCATTAGTAATTTTACAGTCTCTGACACTGGAACATACAGAGTTCTGGACTCTGAAGGAGAAATCTGGATCACAGTCACAGTCACAG
- the LOC125275952 gene encoding uncharacterized protein LOC125275952 isoform X2, translating into MAEHNTHSELFTMLNHLLMLCLVYHIGTASEEITISVTGIKGGSVTLPCEYKANEISEFSLNSRSENIPVCQTEECSGRVFKEGNCDIIIKDLRLSDAGKYFFNGYYTNDQREVEREIRKYHLHIQGEISVKTGEQLKMDVLLINADKVEKNSSGEWTEVWTRGHGVSSDRLTDRDGNLTISNFTVSDTGTYRVLDSEGEIWITVTVTESKEKLDNMDNHKTDDTKQATVWHWIMIVGPNVFGALLALALTLYPLIIR; encoded by the exons ATGGCTGAACATAACACCCATTCAGAactttttacaat GTTGAATCATCTTCTTATGCTTTGTCTCGTCTATCATATCG GAACTGCCTCTGAAGAAATCACTATATCTGTGACGGGAATAAAGGGAGGCAGCGTGACCCTGCCATGTGAATATAAGGCCAATGAGATTTccgagtttagtttaaacagtcGGTCAGAAAACATCCCTGTTTGTCAGACTGAAGAATGTAGTGGTCGAGTGTTTAAAGAAGGAAACTGTGACATCATCATCAAGGATCTGAGACTGAGTGATGCTGGgaaatacttttttaatggcTATTACACTAATGATCAGAGAGAAGTGGAGCGAGAAATCAGAAAGTACCATCTTCATATTCAGG GTGAGATTTCTGTGAAAACAGGAGAGCAGCTGAAGATGGATGTTCTGTTGATCAATGCTGATAAAGTGGAGAAAAACTCCAGTGGAGAGTGGACAGAGGTGTGGACGAGAGGTCACGGGGTCAGCAGTGATCGACTGACCGACAGAGATGGAAATCTGACCATTAGTAATTTTACAGTCTCTGACACTGGAACATACAGAGTTCTGGACTCTGAAGGAGAAATCTGGATCACAGTCACAGTCACAG AATCAAAGGAAAAACTGGACAACATGGATAATCACAAAACTGATGACACAAAACAAGCTA CTGTATGGCACTGGATTATGATTGTTGGACCGAATGTGTTTGGGGCTCTGCTGGCTCTGGCTCTCACTTTATATCCTTTAATCATCCGTTAA
- the LOC125275955 gene encoding uncharacterized protein LOC125275955 isoform X2, whose protein sequence is MAHQVSYDARKAKKRKRSCSQNKSNLSTLSMIISCVSANCKLVKTQRCLLTFLLLCLPGAAALTLQGQKDGTVTFPCSNTRENVSVRLTYGSKIAYGISQNREYHGRVQKSGNCNLTLQKLRTTDAGRYILHLYDNGVSSSNSYDVHIICYISGWKGKELMFDELPQEAERVEHYSATGWTEMWRREQDVNRLTDKNGFLTINNFTSSDAGTYRVLNEGGVTLVTVIITEAHLQEISLEEEQITSGSSMTTVCWISALPLLIYLLFGCL, encoded by the exons ATGGCGCACCAAGTCAGTTATGATGCAAGAAAAGCCAAAAAGAGAAAACGTTCCTGCAGTCAGAACAAATCCAACCTCTCAACTCTCTCTATGATCATATCCTGTGTGTCTGCAAACTGCAAACTGGTGAAAACTCAAag GTGCCTCTTGACATTTCTGCTGTTGTGTTTGCCTG gtgcTGCTGCTTTAACTCTGCAAGGACAAAAGGATGGCACTGTTACCTTTCCATGTTCAAACACCAGAGAGAATGTATCCGTTCGCCTTACATATGGCTCCAAAATCGCTTATGGCATCAGTCAGAATCGTGAATACCACGGCCGGGTGCAGAAGAGTGGTAACTGTAACTTAACTCTACAAAAACTGAGGACCACTGATGCTGGGCGCTACATTTTACACCTTTATGACAATGGTGTTTCCAGTTCCAACAGCTACGATGTCCATATCATAT gttaTATATCAGGATGGAAAGGCAAAGAGCTTATGTTTGATGAACTCCCACAAGAGGCTGAGAGAGTTGAGCATTATTCAGCCACAGGCTGGACGGAGATGTGGAGGAGAGAACAAGATGTCAACCGTCTAACCGACAAAAATGGTTTCCTAACCATAAATAACTTCACATCAAGCGACGCTGGAACATACCGAGTCCTGAACGAAGGAGGAGTAACACTTGTCACTGTGATAATCACAg aaGCTCACTTACAGGAAATATCCCTGGAGGAAGAACAAATTACCA GTGGTTCGAGTATGACTACAGTTTGTTGGATTTCTGCACTACCGCTTCTCATTTATCTCCTCTTTGGTTGCCTGTAG